A stretch of Pseudomonas sp. 7SR1 DNA encodes these proteins:
- the mdcE gene encoding biotin-independent malonate decarboxylase subunit gamma, which translates to MSSYSLRGLRWFEALSGGAEPLQGLPASLKVADVRLAGHDVRLLAVVADPDSRFPRARSGEVGLLEGWGLAKAVDDAIAADRDASGKRALVAIVDVPSQAYGRREEALGIHQALAGAADSYARARLAGHPVIGLLVGKAMSGAFLAHGYQANRLIALRDPGVMVHAMGKASAARVTLRSVEELEALAASVPPMAYDIDSYASLGLLWETLEVERIEQPSAADLARVSDCLQQAINDLAGAPRDLSSRLGAPHRAASSMVRQLLRAQW; encoded by the coding sequence ATGAGTTCGTATTCATTGAGAGGCTTGCGCTGGTTCGAGGCCCTGAGTGGCGGTGCCGAGCCGCTACAAGGCCTGCCTGCTTCATTGAAAGTGGCCGATGTCAGGCTGGCGGGGCATGACGTTCGCCTGCTGGCGGTGGTGGCCGATCCCGACAGTCGCTTTCCCCGTGCTCGCAGCGGTGAAGTCGGTTTGCTGGAGGGCTGGGGGCTGGCCAAGGCAGTGGATGACGCCATCGCCGCGGACCGCGATGCGTCCGGCAAGCGTGCCTTGGTCGCCATTGTCGACGTGCCCAGCCAGGCCTATGGCCGGCGCGAAGAAGCCCTTGGCATTCATCAGGCCCTGGCGGGGGCGGCGGACAGCTATGCCCGTGCCCGGTTGGCCGGGCATCCGGTGATCGGCCTGCTGGTGGGCAAGGCAATGTCCGGAGCCTTCCTGGCCCACGGTTATCAGGCCAACCGGCTGATCGCCCTGCGCGATCCGGGGGTGATGGTCCATGCCATGGGCAAGGCATCCGCGGCGCGGGTGACGCTGCGCAGCGTCGAAGAGCTGGAAGCCCTGGCCGCCAGCGTGCCGCCTATGGCCTATGACATCGACAGCTACGCCAGCCTGGGGCTGTTATGGGAAACCCTGGAAGTCGAGCGTATCGAACAGCCATCGGCGGCCGATCTGGCGCGGGTGAGCGATTGCCTGCAGCAGGCGATCAATGATCTTGCCGGTGCGCCTCGAGACTTGAGCAGCCGTCTGGGGGCGCCTCATCGGGCGGCCTCCAGTATGGTTCGCCAGTTGTTGAGAGCGCAGTGGTGA
- the mdcA gene encoding malonate decarboxylase subunit alpha, translating to MTTTISPDSRWTRRRGEKQRRLELVKGLADGVVLPTDKIVAALEALILPGDRVVLEGNNQKQADFLSRSLARVDPAKLHDLHMIMPSVGRSEHLDLFERGIARKLDFSFAGTQSLRISQLLEDGLLEIGAIHTYIELYARLVVDLIPNVVLSAGFMADRAGNIYTGPSTEDTPALIEPAAFSDGIVIVQVNQLVDDVSDLPRVDIPASWVDFVVVADKPFYIEPLFTRDPRHIKPVHVLMAMMAIRGIYEKHNVQSLNHGIGFNTAAIELILPTYGESLGLKGKICRNWTLNPHPTLIPAIESGWVESVHCFGTELGMENYIAARPDVFFTGHDGSLRSNRMVCQLAGQYAVDLFIGATLQVDGDGHSSTVTRGRLAGFGGAPNMGHDPRGRRHGTPAWLDMRHGDGEAPLLERGKKLVVQMVETFQEGGKPTFVETLDAVDVAKKAGMPLAPIMIYGDDVTHLLTEEGIAYLYKARSLQERQAMIAAVAGVTAIGLRHDPKDTARLRREGLVALPEDLGIRRTDATRELLAAKSVADLVQWSGGLYNPPAKFRSW from the coding sequence ATGACAACAACAATATCCCCCGACTCGCGCTGGACGCGGCGGCGCGGCGAAAAGCAGCGGCGTCTCGAGCTGGTGAAGGGGCTTGCCGACGGTGTGGTGTTGCCCACCGACAAAATCGTCGCGGCGCTGGAGGCGTTGATCCTGCCGGGCGATCGCGTGGTACTGGAGGGCAATAACCAGAAGCAGGCGGACTTTCTGTCGCGCTCTCTGGCCAGAGTCGATCCGGCGAAGCTGCACGACCTGCACATGATCATGCCCAGCGTCGGCCGTTCCGAGCACCTCGATCTGTTCGAACGAGGTATCGCCCGAAAGCTGGATTTCTCCTTCGCCGGCACCCAGAGCCTGCGCATCAGCCAGTTGCTGGAAGACGGCCTGCTGGAAATCGGCGCCATCCACACCTACATCGAGCTGTATGCGCGACTGGTGGTGGACCTGATCCCCAACGTGGTGCTCTCGGCCGGTTTCATGGCTGACCGCGCCGGCAATATCTACACCGGCCCCAGCACCGAAGACACCCCGGCATTGATCGAGCCGGCGGCCTTCAGCGACGGCATTGTCATTGTCCAGGTCAACCAGTTGGTGGACGACGTCAGCGACCTGCCGCGAGTCGATATCCCGGCGTCCTGGGTCGATTTTGTGGTGGTGGCCGACAAGCCGTTCTACATCGAGCCGCTGTTCACCCGCGACCCACGGCACATCAAGCCTGTTCATGTGTTGATGGCGATGATGGCGATCCGTGGCATCTATGAAAAACACAACGTCCAGTCCCTCAACCACGGCATCGGTTTCAACACCGCCGCCATCGAACTGATCCTGCCGACCTACGGCGAGTCCCTCGGCCTGAAGGGCAAGATCTGCCGTAACTGGACCCTCAATCCTCACCCCACCCTGATTCCGGCCATCGAAAGCGGTTGGGTCGAAAGCGTGCATTGCTTCGGCACCGAGCTGGGCATGGAAAACTATATCGCTGCGCGACCGGATGTGTTCTTCACCGGCCACGACGGCTCGCTGCGTTCCAACCGCATGGTCTGCCAACTGGCCGGGCAATACGCGGTGGACCTGTTCATCGGCGCGACGCTGCAAGTGGACGGCGACGGCCATTCCTCAACGGTGACCCGCGGCCGGTTGGCCGGGTTCGGTGGTGCGCCGAACATGGGCCATGATCCGCGTGGTCGCCGCCACGGCACGCCGGCCTGGCTCGATATGCGCCACGGCGATGGCGAGGCACCGTTGCTCGAACGTGGCAAGAAACTGGTGGTGCAGATGGTCGAGACGTTCCAGGAGGGCGGCAAGCCGACCTTCGTCGAGACCCTGGACGCGGTGGACGTGGCGAAGAAAGCCGGCATGCCTCTGGCGCCGATCATGATCTATGGCGATGACGTGACCCATCTGCTCACCGAAGAAGGCATCGCCTACCTGTACAAGGCTCGCTCCCTGCAAGAGCGTCAGGCGATGATCGCAGCCGTGGCCGGGGTCACCGCCATCGGCCTGCGCCACGACCCGAAAGACACCGCGCGCCTGCGTCGCGAAGGGTTGGTCGCCTTGCCCGAAGACCTCGGCATCCGTCGCACCGACGCCACCCGCGAGTTGCTCGCAGCCAAGAGCGTGGCCGACCTGGTGCAATGGTCCGGTGGCCTCTACAACCCGCCCGCCAAGTTCAGGAGCTGGTAA
- a CDS encoding LysR substrate-binding domain-containing protein: MRLRHIEIFQAIRQAGTISGAAQLLHVSQPAVTKVLQHAEQQLGFALFLRMRGKLQPTPEALELEREVDKVSESLQGVRRLAQSLRRAPGQRLRIGATPALALSLLPTAIHQWTGRYPDIACELSSAHSRELVQNLLMREIDVALTLQPPDHPGLKAQVLASGVLVALAPKGHWAEAALGRPMPLQELAGAPLIGLSSADPLSARLDSYLEAVQPPPRVSIAVQTYSLARAMVEAGTGLAVIDPFTALGASASRTAIRPLSPALPISLYAVTRANEAPAHALGALLEIFATRAQEQLDRLS; this comes from the coding sequence ATGCGCCTTCGCCACATCGAGATTTTCCAGGCCATCCGCCAGGCCGGCACCATCAGCGGCGCCGCGCAATTGCTGCACGTATCCCAGCCGGCGGTGACCAAGGTCTTGCAGCACGCCGAGCAGCAACTGGGGTTTGCCCTGTTCCTGCGAATGCGCGGCAAACTGCAGCCCACGCCCGAAGCGCTGGAACTGGAACGTGAAGTCGACAAGGTCAGCGAGAGCCTGCAGGGCGTCCGTCGGCTGGCCCAGAGCCTGCGTCGCGCGCCTGGCCAGCGCTTGCGCATCGGTGCGACGCCGGCCCTGGCCCTGTCGTTGTTACCCACCGCGATCCACCAGTGGACCGGCCGCTACCCGGACATCGCCTGTGAATTGTCCAGCGCCCACAGCCGCGAACTGGTGCAGAACCTGCTGATGCGCGAAATCGATGTCGCCCTGACCCTGCAACCGCCCGATCATCCCGGACTCAAGGCCCAGGTCCTGGCCAGCGGCGTGCTGGTGGCCCTGGCACCGAAAGGACATTGGGCCGAGGCGGCGCTGGGCAGGCCAATGCCGCTGCAGGAGCTGGCAGGCGCGCCGCTGATCGGCCTGTCCAGCGCCGACCCGTTGTCAGCCCGGTTGGACAGCTACCTCGAAGCCGTCCAGCCGCCACCACGTGTCAGCATCGCCGTGCAGACCTATTCCCTGGCCCGGGCCATGGTGGAGGCCGGCACCGGCTTGGCGGTGATCGATCCGTTCACGGCCCTGGGCGCTTCGGCCAGTCGCACGGCCATCCGGCCGCTGTCGCCAGCGCTGCCCATTTCGCTGTATGCCGTGACCCGGGCCAACGAGGCGCCGGCACATGCCCTGGGCGCGCTGCTGGAGATTTTCGCCACTCGGGCGCAGGAGCAGCTGGATCGTTTGTCCTAG
- the trhA gene encoding PAQR family membrane homeostasis protein TrhA: MYHGERLNAWTHLVGAVAAFIGAVWLLVIAGMAGDPWKIVSVAIYGFTLLVLYSASTVYHSVRGRKKAIMQKVDHFSIYLLIAGSYTPFCLVTLRGPWGWTLFGIVWGLALIGILQEIKPRSEARILSIVIYAVMGWIVLVAVKPLLAALGGAGFAWLASGGVLYTVGIIFFALDSRLRHAHGIWHLFVIAGSLLHFVAILFYVL, from the coding sequence ATGTATCACGGGGAACGACTCAACGCCTGGACGCACCTGGTGGGGGCGGTGGCAGCGTTCATCGGTGCGGTGTGGTTGCTGGTGATCGCCGGAATGGCCGGCGATCCCTGGAAGATCGTCAGCGTGGCGATCTATGGCTTTACCTTGCTGGTGCTGTACAGCGCCTCGACCGTCTACCACAGCGTGCGCGGGCGCAAGAAAGCGATCATGCAGAAGGTCGATCATTTTTCGATCTACCTGCTGATCGCTGGCAGTTACACACCCTTTTGCCTGGTGACCCTGCGCGGGCCATGGGGCTGGACCTTGTTCGGGATTGTCTGGGGGCTGGCGCTGATCGGGATCCTGCAGGAGATCAAGCCGCGCTCCGAGGCACGGATCCTGTCCATCGTGATCTATGCCGTGATGGGCTGGATCGTGCTGGTGGCGGTCAAGCCGTTGTTGGCGGCCCTGGGCGGTGCCGGATTCGCCTGGCTGGCCTCGGGTGGAGTGTTGTACACCGTGGGCATTATCTTTTTCGCCCTCGACAGCCGGCTGCGGCATGCCCATGGCATCTGGCACCTGTTCGTGATTGCCGGAAGCCTGCTGCATTTCGTGGCGATCCTGTTCTACGTGCTCTAG
- a CDS encoding malonate decarboxylase subunit delta translates to METLSFEFPAGQPPRGRALVGCVGSGDLEVLIEPGMAGKLTIQVQTSVNGSGQRWQHLFARMFDGQMPPAMTIDIHDFGATPGVVRLRLEQGFEEIGHE, encoded by the coding sequence ATGGAAACCTTATCCTTTGAATTCCCCGCCGGGCAGCCGCCACGGGGCCGTGCGCTGGTGGGCTGTGTCGGTTCCGGCGACTTGGAGGTGCTGATCGAGCCCGGGATGGCGGGCAAGTTGACCATCCAGGTGCAGACCTCGGTCAACGGTAGCGGGCAACGCTGGCAGCACCTGTTCGCTCGCATGTTCGACGGCCAGATGCCGCCAGCGATGACAATCGACATCCATGACTTCGGCGCGACGCCTGGTGTGGTACGCCTGCGCCTGGAACAGGGCTTCGAGGAGATCGGCCATGAGTGA
- a CDS encoding malonate decarboxylase holo-ACP synthase encodes MVSHLMAHDLLWGMTPQRLPADAPAWVVEILGLGQPVVVRRATSAAGYVAVGVRGQSREQRYATTMPVAAIQRRVRPEDLCHIESRRDLPALQALSRLRPLLDASGWTWGVGGSAGFELASGVEALHEGSDLDLILRTPSPLDRLRARELLAQLDGSACTVDMQLQTPCGAVALREWAGVSRRVLLKDDVQARLVSDPWQSTREQVA; translated from the coding sequence GTGGTGAGCCACCTCATGGCCCACGACCTGCTCTGGGGGATGACCCCGCAGCGGTTGCCTGCGGATGCACCAGCCTGGGTTGTCGAGATCCTGGGCCTCGGGCAGCCGGTGGTGGTGCGCAGGGCGACGAGCGCTGCGGGATACGTCGCGGTAGGCGTGCGCGGGCAATCCCGGGAGCAACGTTATGCCACGACGATGCCGGTGGCGGCGATCCAACGCCGGGTGCGCCCCGAGGACCTGTGTCACATCGAAAGCCGTCGCGACCTGCCTGCCTTGCAGGCACTGTCCCGACTGCGTCCGTTGCTCGACGCCAGCGGTTGGACCTGGGGCGTCGGTGGTAGCGCCGGGTTCGAGCTCGCCAGCGGCGTCGAGGCATTGCATGAGGGCAGCGACCTGGATTTGATCCTGCGCACACCAAGCCCCTTGGATCGCCTTCGGGCCAGGGAACTACTGGCGCAACTGGACGGCTCGGCATGCACCGTGGACATGCAATTGCAGACCCCCTGCGGTGCCGTCGCCTTGCGCGAATGGGCGGGCGTGTCGCGCCGGGTCTTGCTCAAGGACGACGTTCAGGCACGGCTGGTGAGCGATCCCTGGCAGTCGACGCGGGAGCAGGTCGCATGA
- a CDS encoding LysR family transcriptional regulator: MLIDEELTLKKLEVFLAFMRTGNLARAAAELQTSNVSVHRAIHSLESALRCPLFKHEGRNLTPLESAYVLEERAQKLIQDVVDSVRLTREAAGFSAERFKLGSLYSLTVKTVPQLIMGLKIRRSELNIDLILGSNIDLLYKLKNMEVDAILISLDDSVNDPDCEHIELFCDDIFLATPADSPFAQRSEVDLAEVRDETFITLTQGFATHQDGVRVFRQAGFEPKVAMQVNDIFTLLSMVSSGVGYALLPGRIAAVYENRVRLIPLQEKYRLQQHIGLVFLKAKERDPNLLALLAECRMYANRQA; this comes from the coding sequence ATGCTGATCGACGAAGAATTGACCCTGAAGAAACTCGAGGTGTTCCTGGCCTTCATGCGCACCGGCAACCTGGCCCGGGCGGCGGCCGAGCTGCAGACCAGCAATGTCAGCGTGCACCGGGCCATTCATTCCCTGGAAAGCGCCCTGCGTTGTCCGCTGTTCAAGCATGAGGGGCGCAACCTCACGCCGCTGGAGAGTGCCTATGTACTGGAGGAGCGGGCACAGAAACTGATCCAGGATGTGGTCGACAGCGTGCGCCTGACCCGCGAGGCCGCCGGGTTCTCCGCCGAGCGCTTCAAGCTTGGTTCGCTGTATTCGTTGACGGTCAAGACCGTCCCGCAGTTGATCATGGGCCTGAAGATCCGCCGCAGTGAACTCAATATCGACCTGATCCTGGGCTCGAACATCGACCTGTTGTACAAGCTCAAGAACATGGAGGTGGACGCGATCCTGATCTCCTTGGACGACAGCGTGAACGACCCCGACTGCGAACATATCGAGCTGTTTTGCGACGACATCTTTCTTGCTACGCCAGCGGATTCTCCCTTTGCCCAACGCAGCGAAGTCGATCTGGCCGAGGTGCGCGACGAGACGTTCATCACCTTGACCCAGGGTTTCGCCACTCATCAGGACGGGGTGCGGGTGTTCAGGCAGGCGGGCTTCGAGCCGAAGGTGGCGATGCAGGTCAACGATATCTTCACCCTGTTGAGCATGGTCAGTTCGGGCGTGGGCTACGCCTTGCTGCCGGGGCGGATCGCAGCGGTATACGAAAACCGGGTGAGGCTGATCCCTTTGCAGGAAAAGTACCGGTTGCAGCAACACATCGGCCTGGTGTTCCTCAAGGCCAAGGAGCGCGATCCGAACCTGTTGGCGCTATTGGCCGAGTGCCGGATGTATGCCAATCGCCAGGCCTGA
- a CDS encoding biotin-independent malonate decarboxylase subunit beta: MSDSAALLNKHSFVELGARQRAKALLDDGTFRELLDPFQRIMSPWLLRQGVVPQSDDGVVIAKGCLDGLPVVIAAIEGAFQGGSLGEVGGAKIAGALELAAEDNRKGIPTRAVLLLETGGVRLQEANLGLAAIAEIHSAIVDLRQYQPVVGVVAGSVGCFGGMSIAAGLCSYLLVTQEARLGLNGPQVIEQEAGIDEYDSRDRPFIWSLTGGEQRFATGLVDRYVADDVAQIRQQVGQLLHLGVPAEYRSGQAELFLQRLARLDTEVQIEPAAVRQLYQGERP, from the coding sequence ATGAGTGACAGCGCAGCGTTGCTGAATAAACACAGTTTCGTCGAACTTGGTGCCCGGCAACGGGCCAAGGCCCTGCTCGATGACGGTACGTTCCGTGAACTGCTCGACCCGTTCCAGCGAATCATGTCGCCGTGGCTGCTGCGCCAGGGTGTGGTGCCGCAAAGCGACGATGGCGTGGTGATCGCCAAGGGTTGCCTCGATGGCCTGCCGGTGGTGATCGCCGCCATCGAAGGCGCGTTCCAGGGCGGCAGCCTCGGCGAGGTCGGCGGAGCGAAAATCGCCGGTGCGCTGGAGCTGGCGGCCGAAGACAACCGCAAGGGCATCCCGACTCGCGCGGTGCTGCTGCTGGAAACCGGTGGCGTGCGTTTGCAGGAGGCCAACCTCGGGCTGGCTGCCATTGCCGAGATCCATTCGGCGATTGTCGACCTGCGCCAGTACCAGCCGGTGGTGGGTGTGGTGGCCGGCAGCGTCGGTTGTTTTGGCGGCATGTCCATCGCCGCCGGGTTGTGCAGCTACCTGCTCGTGACCCAGGAAGCGCGGCTGGGCCTCAATGGCCCGCAAGTGATCGAGCAGGAAGCGGGGATCGATGAATACGACTCTCGCGACCGGCCGTTCATCTGGAGCCTGACCGGCGGCGAACAGCGTTTCGCCACGGGCCTGGTAGACCGTTACGTGGCCGATGATGTGGCGCAGATTCGCCAGCAGGTCGGTCAGCTGCTGCACCTGGGAGTGCCCGCCGAATACCGCAGCGGCCAGGCCGAGCTGTTCCTGCAACGCCTGGCGCGGCTGGACACTGAAGTGCAAATCGAGCCGGCGGCGGTTCGTCAGCTGTATCAGGGAGAACGCCCATGA
- the madM gene encoding malonate transporter subunit MadM — MYESMMKVITGYGLISGFAIVGITMWVSYWISDTFTRGRLHGSAIAILLGLVLSYIGGAMTGGQKGVVDVPLLSGIGLLGGAMLRDFAIVATAFGVSVEELKRAGFVGVLALFVGVATSFIAGVGVAMAFGYTDAVSLTTIGAGAVTYIVGPVTGAAIGASSEVMALSIAAGLIKAILVMVATPFVAPLIGLNNPRSAVIFGGLMGTSSGVAGGLAATDPKLVPYGCLTAAFYTALGCLLGPSLLFLVMRGLMG, encoded by the coding sequence ATGTACGAATCCATGATGAAGGTGATTACCGGGTACGGTCTGATCAGCGGTTTTGCGATTGTCGGCATCACGATGTGGGTGTCGTACTGGATCAGCGACACGTTCACCAGGGGCCGCCTGCACGGCTCGGCCATTGCGATCCTGCTCGGCCTGGTGCTGTCGTACATAGGCGGTGCAATGACCGGTGGACAGAAGGGCGTGGTGGACGTCCCGCTGTTATCGGGGATCGGGTTGCTGGGTGGAGCGATGCTGCGGGACTTCGCCATTGTCGCCACGGCGTTCGGCGTGAGTGTCGAGGAACTCAAGCGCGCCGGTTTCGTCGGCGTCCTTGCGCTGTTCGTCGGGGTGGCCACCTCATTCATCGCCGGCGTCGGCGTGGCGATGGCTTTCGGGTACACCGATGCGGTAAGCCTGACCACCATCGGTGCCGGCGCGGTGACCTACATCGTCGGCCCCGTTACCGGCGCCGCCATTGGTGCCAGTTCCGAAGTGATGGCCTTGTCCATCGCCGCAGGCCTGATCAAGGCGATCCTGGTCATGGTGGCGACGCCTTTCGTGGCGCCCCTGATCGGTCTGAACAATCCCCGCAGCGCGGTGATCTTCGGCGGCCTGATGGGCACTTCCAGTGGCGTGGCCGGCGGCCTGGCCGCCACGGATCCGAAGCTGGTGCCCTATGGCTGCCTGACGGCGGCGTTCTATACGGCCCTTGGATGCCTGCTGGGGCCTTCGTTGCTGTTTCTGGTCATGCGGGGATTGATGGGGTAG
- a CDS encoding triphosphoribosyl-dephospho-CoA synthase, translating into MHALDWQPKTLSLPERLADLAVDALIDEADLSPKPALVDRRGNGAHTDLHLGMMHASALSLWPFFKEMAEAAIDCGEVGLNLREALGQIGRDGETAMLATTGGVNTHRGAIWALGLLVAATALEPGSNGPGAVTLRAARLALLDDRYAPRPLSHGAQVAQRYGVRGAREEAQLAFPAVTGLGLPQLKRSRAAGTGEQNARLDALLAIMTTLADTCVLYRAGESGLRAMQQGARAVLDAGGSASLGGRRQLHRLDQQLIALNASPGGAADLLAACLFLDRIERGDGFYRGVC; encoded by the coding sequence ATGCACGCACTCGACTGGCAACCCAAGACACTTTCGCTACCTGAGCGTCTTGCCGATCTGGCGGTGGACGCGCTGATCGACGAGGCCGACCTGTCACCCAAGCCGGCCCTGGTGGATCGGCGCGGCAATGGCGCCCATACCGATCTGCACCTGGGGATGATGCATGCTTCGGCGCTGTCGCTGTGGCCGTTCTTCAAGGAAATGGCCGAAGCCGCCATCGATTGCGGCGAGGTCGGCCTTAACCTGCGCGAAGCCCTCGGGCAGATCGGGCGGGACGGTGAAACGGCGATGCTCGCCACCACGGGCGGCGTGAACACCCATCGTGGCGCGATCTGGGCCTTGGGCCTGTTGGTCGCTGCGACGGCGCTGGAGCCCGGTTCCAATGGGCCGGGCGCAGTCACGCTCAGGGCCGCCCGCCTGGCCTTGCTCGACGATCGCTACGCGCCCAGGCCGTTGAGCCATGGTGCTCAAGTAGCCCAGCGCTACGGCGTGCGCGGGGCTCGGGAGGAGGCGCAACTGGCTTTCCCAGCCGTCACTGGCCTGGGCCTGCCGCAACTCAAGCGCAGTCGCGCAGCAGGAACCGGCGAGCAGAACGCCCGGCTCGATGCCTTGCTGGCGATCATGACCACCCTGGCCGACACCTGCGTGCTCTATCGCGCTGGCGAGTCGGGCCTGCGGGCCATGCAGCAGGGTGCCCGGGCGGTGCTCGATGCCGGGGGCAGCGCGAGCCTGGGTGGCCGTCGCCAGTTGCATCGGCTGGATCAACAATTGATTGCGTTGAATGCCTCGCCGGGGGGCGCAGCGGACCTGCTGGCCGCCTGCCTGTTCCTTGACCGCATCGAGCGCGGCGATGGCTTCTACCGGGGAGTGTGCTGA
- the mdcH gene encoding malonate decarboxylase subunit epsilon, with protein sequence MSSLLVFPGQGAQRAGMLHGLSPQVLDEASDALGEDVLQLDNAEALQSTRAVQLCLLIAGVAASRRLLEQAPAPDYVAGLSIGAYPAAVVAGALGFEDALRLVSLRGELMQQAFPQGYGMTAIIGLDLAAVEALLARVHSEQTPVYLGNINADNQVVIAGSDEAMSIVAREARSQGAAKACRLAVSVPSHCPLLEAPARALAQAFADVPLKAPSLGYLSGSRARPMANIEALRDDLAFNMCRVVDWRGTVQSAYERGARLQIELPPGAVLTGLARRVFEQGTVIAFDGARLDTLQALLREEGRRRP encoded by the coding sequence ATGAGCAGCCTGTTGGTGTTTCCCGGCCAAGGTGCGCAACGAGCCGGCATGCTCCACGGGCTGTCGCCGCAAGTCTTGGATGAGGCGAGTGATGCCCTCGGCGAAGACGTGTTGCAACTGGACAACGCCGAGGCGTTGCAATCGACCCGCGCCGTGCAACTGTGCCTGTTGATCGCCGGCGTGGCGGCTTCCCGGCGCTTGCTGGAGCAGGCGCCTGCGCCGGACTACGTGGCGGGGCTGTCCATCGGTGCCTATCCGGCGGCGGTGGTGGCCGGTGCGCTGGGGTTCGAGGATGCGTTGCGGCTGGTCAGCCTGCGCGGCGAGCTGATGCAACAGGCGTTTCCCCAAGGCTATGGCATGACCGCCATCATCGGCCTGGACCTCGCCGCGGTGGAGGCATTACTGGCAAGGGTACACAGCGAGCAGACACCGGTTTACCTGGGCAATATCAATGCCGACAACCAGGTGGTCATCGCCGGCAGCGACGAGGCCATGAGTATCGTTGCCCGGGAGGCGCGAAGCCAGGGAGCCGCCAAGGCATGTCGTCTGGCGGTAAGCGTGCCGTCCCACTGCCCGCTGTTGGAGGCGCCGGCCCGCGCACTGGCCCAGGCCTTCGCCGACGTACCCTTGAAAGCGCCCAGCCTGGGTTATCTCAGCGGCAGTCGCGCCCGGCCGATGGCCAATATCGAGGCCTTGCGCGACGACCTGGCGTTCAACATGTGCCGCGTCGTCGATTGGCGCGGCACGGTGCAAAGCGCCTACGAGCGAGGCGCGCGGCTACAGATCGAACTGCCACCCGGCGCGGTGCTCACCGGCCTGGCGCGCCGGGTGTTCGAGCAGGGCACTGTCATTGCTTTCGACGGGGCTCGGCTCGATACCTTGCAGGCGCTACTGCGTGAGGAGGGCCGCCGCCGACCCTAG
- the madL gene encoding malonate transporter subunit MadL produces the protein MIIYGVAFLAFCTLAGIFIGELLGKLIGVPANVGGVGIAMLLLIGLGSYLSKHGFFKGKTEAGVEFWSAVYIPIVVAMAAQQNVYGALKGGPMAVLAGTLAVVIGFAMVPVLVRIGNKGPEANVSVKTLG, from the coding sequence ATGATTATCTACGGTGTGGCATTTCTGGCTTTTTGTACCCTGGCGGGCATCTTCATTGGTGAGCTACTGGGTAAATTGATTGGTGTGCCGGCCAACGTCGGTGGCGTCGGCATTGCGATGCTGCTGTTGATCGGCCTGGGCAGTTACCTGAGCAAACACGGCTTTTTCAAAGGCAAGACCGAAGCCGGCGTCGAGTTCTGGAGTGCGGTCTACATTCCCATCGTGGTGGCCATGGCGGCCCAGCAGAATGTCTACGGAGCGCTCAAGGGGGGGCCGATGGCGGTACTGGCGGGCACCCTGGCCGTGGTGATCGGCTTCGCGATGGTGCCGGTGCTGGTGCGCATTGGCAACAAGGGGCCTGAAGCCAACGTTTCCGTCAAGACGCTCGGGTGA